Proteins co-encoded in one Erinaceus europaeus chromosome 2, mEriEur2.1, whole genome shotgun sequence genomic window:
- the PINLYP gene encoding phospholipase A2 inhibitor and Ly6/PLAUR domain-containing protein, with amino-acid sequence MKSSTRPGTFLLACTLLCTLVGLGCSLSCEMCKGSGPTCSGRVKTCDEGKDACVIVVGESSTKGHHSVNTYKGCMKFSDCYPGFVSTTMGPKDYMVSNTHCCQGDGCNRGSVPPPQNNRTENGLQCASCIQPFQETCPGTEMASCVGQESRCVYFAGSVQAGIIRTKFATRGCATESACASRPGAQVPSASYLYYLRRADCLPARPHGPPASQPRGRAE; translated from the exons ATGAAGTCCTCCACAAGACCAGGCACCTTCCTGCTGGCCTGCACGCTTCTCTGCACCCTCGTGGGTCTTG GATGTTCGCTGAGCTGCGAGATGTGCAAGGGCTCCGGGCCCACGTGCAGCGGGAGAGTGAAGACCTGTGACGAGGGCAAAGACGCATGCGTGATCGTCGTGGGCGAGTCCAGCACGA AGGGCCATCACTCAGTGAACACCTACAAGGGCTGCATGAAGTTCAGTGACTGCTACCCGGGTTTTGTCTCCACCACCATGGGCCCCAAGGACTACATGGTGTCCAACACGCACTGCTGCCAGGGTGATGGCTGCAACCGTGGCTCTGTGCCCC ctccccagaacaACCGGACGGAGAACGGCCTCCAGTGTGCTTCCTGCATCCAGCCCTTCCAGGAGACGTGCCCGGGCACGGAGATGGCCAGCTGTGTGGGCCAGGAGAGCCGCTGTGTCTACTTCGCAGGCAGCGTGCAGGCAG GTATCATCAGGACCAAGTTTGCCACTCGCGGCTGTGCTACGGAGAGCGCGTGCGCCAGCAGGCCCGGGGCCCAGGTGCCCTCGGCGTCCTACCTGTACTACCTCCGGCGCGCAGACTGCCTTCCCGCCCGGCCCCACGGAcccccagcctcccagccccGCGGCAGGGCTGAGTGA